From the genome of Hathewaya histolytica, one region includes:
- a CDS encoding ROK family protein, with protein sequence MYIGIDLGGTNIAVGLVDEDGKILYKSSCETKCERGTEFVIKDIIKLIEEVIKKSKHNEKDIKSIGIGIPGISNEEGVVIRCINLKWRRVSLRKPLEERFRVPIFIENDARVAGLAEYAIGALKGYENSLLLTLGTGIGSGIIINGKMYGGAQGIGSEIGHMVVGENFYTCNCGANGCLETFASSTALIKYVQRCLDDGVDSKYLNEFKNNLNAEVILGGINKNDEVCIRAYERFIKYLVIGIRNIINILNPEVIAFGGGISNMGEKLLEDIERGIEKNYNKDLPMPKLILAKMKNDAGIVGAALMGRF encoded by the coding sequence ATGTACATAGGAATTGATTTAGGTGGTACTAATATAGCAGTGGGTCTTGTAGATGAAGACGGAAAAATACTATATAAGTCTTCTTGTGAAACAAAATGTGAAAGAGGAACAGAATTTGTAATAAAAGATATTATAAAACTTATAGAAGAAGTGATTAAGAAGTCTAAACATAATGAAAAAGACATAAAATCTATAGGAATAGGTATTCCCGGAATTTCAAATGAAGAGGGTGTGGTAATTAGATGTATAAATCTGAAATGGAGAAGGGTAAGTTTAAGAAAACCCTTAGAGGAGCGTTTTAGGGTTCCTATATTTATTGAAAATGATGCAAGAGTTGCAGGACTTGCAGAGTATGCTATAGGAGCTCTTAAAGGATATGAAAATAGCTTACTTTTAACACTAGGTACAGGAATTGGTTCAGGAATTATAATAAATGGAAAGATGTATGGGGGAGCTCAGGGAATTGGTTCTGAAATAGGCCATATGGTTGTTGGAGAAAACTTTTATACTTGTAACTGTGGAGCAAATGGTTGTCTTGAAACATTTGCGTCTTCTACAGCTTTAATTAAATATGTTCAAAGGTGTTTAGATGATGGTGTAGATAGTAAATATCTAAATGAGTTTAAGAATAATTTAAATGCTGAAGTAATTTTAGGTGGTATAAATAAAAATGATGAAGTATGTATAAGAGCCTATGAACGTTTTATAAAATATTTAGTAATAGGCATTAGAAACATAATAAATATATTGAATCCAGAAGTTATAGCTTTTGGTGGTGGAATATCTAACATGGGGGAAAAACTTTTAGAGGATATTGAAAGAGGCATAGAGAAAAATTATAATAAGGATCTACCAATGCCTAAGTTGATTTTAGCTAAAATGAAAAATGATGCAGGTATAGTAGGAGCTGCCTTAATGGGGAGATTTTAA
- a CDS encoding CPBP family intramembrane glutamic endopeptidase: MKEHSIFHKYYMKSFYYDNSSKKGIFKGIKTFIITFLLLVIGELAGVIPSSLMYGLTLNSSFWKFFVQLFVSFGIVSLVIFFYTKSIEGLPIKTLGLSSENPTKKFLIGFLIGGSLMAISTFLLIISGQAEIRWIGFQNLSTVLIIIPAWIVQSSTEEILTRGYLFTRMQNSTGNIYISLIVQAAFFSFLHIFNSSVSVIALAQIFVVGTLFAIYSLYEGSIWGACGMHAAWNWSQGNVFGWKVSGMNAEGGSILQSIATGNEILTGGNFGVEGGLVSLIVLIIAIIVICMLMKKESIN, encoded by the coding sequence ATGAAAGAGCACAGCATATTTCATAAGTATTATATGAAGTCTTTTTATTACGATAATAGTAGTAAGAAGGGAATTTTTAAGGGAATTAAAACGTTTATAATAACTTTCCTTCTATTAGTAATTGGAGAGCTTGCAGGAGTGATACCATCTTCTCTAATGTATGGCTTAACTTTAAACTCTAGCTTTTGGAAGTTCTTTGTTCAGCTTTTCGTTAGCTTTGGCATAGTTAGTCTGGTTATATTTTTTTATACTAAGTCAATTGAAGGTCTTCCTATTAAGACACTAGGTCTAAGTAGTGAGAATCCTACTAAAAAATTTTTAATAGGATTTTTAATAGGTGGTTCACTTATGGCTATATCTACCTTTTTATTAATTATATCAGGACAAGCCGAAATTAGGTGGATTGGTTTTCAAAACTTAAGTACAGTTTTAATTATTATTCCAGCATGGATTGTACAATCATCTACAGAAGAAATCTTAACTAGAGGGTATTTATTTACTAGAATGCAAAACTCTACAGGGAATATATATATATCTTTAATAGTACAAGCGGCATTTTTTTCTTTCTTGCACATATTTAATTCTTCTGTTAGTGTTATAGCCTTGGCACAAATATTTGTTGTAGGAACATTATTTGCAATTTATTCTTTATATGAAGGATCTATTTGGGGAGCTTGTGGTATGCATGCTGCTTGGAACTGGTCACAGGGAAATGTTTTTGGATGGAAAGTAAGTGGAATGAATGCTGAAGGAGGTTCTATTCTTCAAAGTATAGCTACAGGGAATGAAATCCTAACTGGTGGAAATTTTGGTGTAGAAGGCGGATTAGTATCACTTATAGTACTTATCATAGCAATAATTGTTATATGTATGTTAATGAAGAAGGAATCAATTAATTAA